The genomic window AGAGCCTTCCTTTTTATACGAAGCAATTCCTTCTGAATTTGACCCTTAGTTTTCGATGACTTCTTGGCAGCTACATGTGAAGTTGATGGATTTGAAAAATCAAAAGGCTTGTGTGTCATATAAAGTGACGACTCATAGCAAGGAATCAAAAGCCAAATATGAAATTCGTTTGACTGCATCTTTAGATTGTACAAGCTATCTCCTAATGCAAGGTCATGCATTCCGTGGATATAATGAATCTTCTTCGTCATTGAACAAGAGCAATTTTCTTAAAATGATtgattggtaaaaaaaaaaagaaacgaggAAGTGAGGATTACATTTGAAGAGTTCTGTCCTAAAAATGTTCGTATGCTTGCACCATCAGTTAAAAAGACCTTGCAAAGAGTTGTGCATAGGAGATAACTAAAGAGATAAAGAAAGAGATTGGTAatgattttttctctatttttatcgATGAATCTCGCAATATATCAATCAAGGAGTATATGGGCGTGATTGTTAGGTTAGTGCTCTTATTTATGTGTTGAACTGTGATATTGTAAGATATCTGATATTGTAGTAATTGTTTTGTTTGTGGTGTTGTGTAGGTTCgtaaacaagaaagaaaatgttATGGAAAGATTTTTGTCTTAAGTATATCATAGAAACAACATcagatatattaaaaaaaactttgtttGAGTTATTTTTTATACACGATTTGAATATTGCTAGATTTCGAAGGTATGACTTTCTGCATTAAGTATGTTTAAATGTGATCACTTTTCTCAGCCGTCCCTTTCGCGAAGAAATCCGACTCCAGCACGAGGACGTCACGTGCAGCCGAATCCAACCCCGATACAACTACCAACATTCCGTCCTCGATCTCGGCacccctttcctctcctcttcgTTTCCCGGAaccgaaaaaaaaaagcaacagAAAATCgcaggaaaagaaaacaaatctccttttttttattttcttcttcctcttcgtcTCGACTCGTCGCCCACTACCCCCTCAAATCCCTCCGATCCACTCCCCAAACCCCAGGCAATCCACCATCAGGGTTAGGGCTTTCCCCtccccccctcctcctcctcctccacccgcggcggcgcggccatggcccacggcggcggcggcgggagggcgaAGGTGACGCCGAACCTGGCGATGGACGGCGAGGGCACGCGAACGCTCAACCTCACCGTGCTCCAGCGCCTCGACCCCTCCGTCGAGGACATCCTCATCACCGCCGCGCACGTCACGCTCTACGATTTCGACACCGACATCAACCAGTGGGTAGGTGCTGGGTGCTCCCCTCCCTCTGTCCGACGTGTTCTCTTGCTCGTGGGTGGAGATTTGGTTGGTCTGATTTGTGTGCTCGTGTTGCGTGTTTCTGCAGAGCCGGAAGGACGTGGAGGGGTCGCTCTTCGTCGTCAAGAGGTTCCACTCTCCGTGCCTGATGCCCATGTTGCCTTTGGCTTGTGAAAAAACAGAGCTTTAATTTCTTGATTAGTAACTGCATTGAAGCCGCCTTTGCAATCACATAGTTTGTCAAAATCTTTCAGTTTTAGCAATTTCTACTATCTCAAAAGGATATTGGGCGGTTGATCATAGACAACTAGATAGAAAATATGATTATCGATAGCAGCAAAATTAGTACGATTGTGCAGTGTATTTCTTTTCTCTGTTTTCTAGATGCAGAGCAGAGCATATGTTGTTTGCTGCTGTCAAATAATGTAGTGGATCAATTGGTTGTGCTGCCTTTTGAGAAATAAATGCCTGGGAATTATGTATTTGAGAGTCCAAAGTTGTGATTTACTTGTTACCGAGTCATGGTATTTCTATATGTTCCAGTCTTCCAGATGTCCTTATTATTTAGATAAATGAAATGTGTTGGGTCTAGGAGTGATGATAGTTGAACAGTTCACATTTGCCAGCTGTGTTAAATGCCTTTCCAATGAGTAGAGTATATTTCTTGCAGGAATGCTCAACCTAGATTCCAGTTCATTGTCATGAATCGCCGAAATACAGGTATTTATCGTGTACTCCCTCCGTTTAGTaactttcttgagcttgttTAACTTTGTAAGTAAGTTATGATGATTGACTCCTTCACAAGACTTGCGCGTGAGAATAATTCTATCGTGTGACACACATGATGATTGGTCAATCTGACATTTGGAAACTTCGAATAGCATGTTTCTGAACTGTTAATCTATTATCtagtaaaaaatagttatcGTCAATGCTAGCTGCTCTCCGTTGCTCCCATTACAAAAGAAGTTTAGAGTTTAGGTAAACTTCATATTACGACATTTTGAAACTCCGAATAACATATTTCTGAGCTGTtgtttagtaaaaaaaaaagttatcgTCAATGCTAGCTGCTCTCTGTTTCTCCCATTACGAAAAAGTTGAGATTTTAGACAAATTTCATCTTACAATGTACATAAGCATTTAATTTTTCAAGGAAATCAAACATATTCCTTCTGCTCATTTGTTATTGATGTTGCTAAGTGCTAACTCCTCTATAGTCCCTCCCCCTCCGGGTCAATACTTCAAATCTAATAAAGTGGTATGCTTATGTTCACTCTAAAATAGTTATCTAGTAGATAAAGTAGCATGATATAGTTCTATTTGGCAAAAAAATTGGTGATAGATTTGTAATCTTGCATTCCACTCAATTTCTATCTTTCTGCCATTGTGATACAAACCAAAAGACCTTTTCTTTCTGAACAATGTTCGCATTTATGTACTCCATACTGTCCATACTTACAATGCCGAAACAAAACTTAGACACAAAGTAGATGGGTTACTTATTACTCCTTCCAGTCACAAAAGAATGCTGTTTTGGGTTGGGGTTGTGTACATCAACACAtttaaactttgaccatcaatatttttttttaatattttgattggacttttgaaaatggtatacctatatttgtcttgaaaagtTGTTTAAAAATACCACAGCTTTGATATATTTTGCTTACATTTTATACTAGTAAATAGTTGTCACAATAGTGTATTGGTGACCATGTCGATGTCCAAAGCGACACTCTTTTGCGACTGGAGGAAGTATATAATATCTTGAAAGTGAAGACTATATTTACTTATATGATAGAGGTTACCATGGATTTATGGATGGTTGGACAATCATGTCGAGGAAACAAATAAACTTCTTTAAACTGGTTGGTCATTACAAGTTTAGTTTTGGATGATTGATCTCAAATGAGATATTGAGAAGCTTATATTGTATGTCTTAAAGTTATAGCCTTCTTCTATATTTATGTTCCTAGTGAATGTTTTCTTTatattttgttggcttcctctTGTTAACAGATAATCTAGTTGAAGATCTCTTAGGAGATTTTGAATACCAGCTTCAAGTTCCTTATATAATGTACCGCAATGCTGCACAAGAAGTTATTGGAATTTGGTTTTATAACTCCCAGGAGTGTCAAGAAGTTGCAAATCTTTTTAGCAGGTATTTTCATGCAAAtgtttactctctctctcctttaacttgatttcattttttATTCGTTTGACATGGCAATTGTTATTGTGTTGTTTATGGAGATACATCAAGATATAACCCAGCCATCTAACTGTGGCAATGTTTATTGCTCATTGATGAAAGGCCTGTGACAGTGCTAGTGAGTTCATGACATGATAAGGAGACAGTAATTTGACATATGTTTGAAACTTTGATAAAAAAGATCTATTGACTCAATCTTGctaaaaaataacttttttcaaaaaagaaatagtatatcatttttttagaaCATTGCTTCGGAAGTCCCCAACCTTGTATATAAGCACCACTTAAGTCTTCAAAATTTAATATTAACTTAGTAGGCCCCTGAATTTTTGCTCTACTTAGGTTTCCAAATATACAAGCTTTGCCACTTGGAACTTTACTGCTGCTTAAGCAGACACGACTACAAAAATGGCAGTGAACAGGGAGTGATGGTGTGGAACTTATTTTCCATCTTAAGTTGATGTGGCAGTGTGAGTTATCAAGACATTTTTTGTGATTTAGAAGTGTGATCATGTGGTGGTTGAATTGAAGTGTCAATCATTTGTAATGATAATCATTCAGCTATATGAGAATCACATATGGATATATGATCATCACCAGCTTCATACTGTTATGCTATTTCTTTGCCATATCTGCAAAATGAGGCTTGTTCAGTTTCCTCGTAATTTTCTGTTCCTTCACGATACATCACTTGTGCGATTTTGCAGGATATTGAATGCATTCTCCAAGGTGCCTCCAAAGCCAAAGATTCCTTCTATTGAAAGGTACTTGAAATGTTGTGCACTTTGGTACTGGATGGTTGGACTAGACAtaaaatatttctttgatttttgttATGGACCTTTCCAAAATACTTGTTTTAACAAATGAGTGCTtattagcttttgtttccgtGGGTTGAATCTTAAATTCCTTAAATAGATACCATGAGAGACTGAAAGTTACTCATGATGTATATATGCTGTTATGTTAATggatatcatttattttcttgcgCAAACAGCATCATATGTAAGGATGAAGGTGGGGTGGGTTGTGGCTGCCCGCCCCACATCTGTACCAGCCGCAAGAATTACGTGGGCTTGAGCGTCAGCCTGCATGCCACAAGTTTTTTTGCGGGGTTAGTGGCAACCTGCATGCCACCGCAAGAAGTACGGCAACATAGGCTTAAGCTTGCTGGCTAGCTCAAGCTTGTATGTTGTAAGCTTGCATAAGTATTCAGATTTCAGAACCCAAACTGTACTGATTcaccaaaatattttaaaaatcagAAAGGGCAAAAGAACCCAAAACGGCATTATTATTCAGAATATTATTTTATCCTTACATAATGAATAAATCAAACAACATATAATATATTACATTGTGTGAGATGAATAGGTGAATAGCTATTAAGCTTCCATCAAGGTGCAACATCATGCTTGAGCTATGTGGGCTTCAGAATAAGATTTCACGCTTCCATGATGAGTAGCATCTCAGCTGAAACTTAGCTACATGATctgattaaaaaataataaacataTGAACATCTCTTTCTTTGTAATCCAACTTTAAAGGAGAAGAATGTGTAATCCTTGATAAGAAATATTACATGTGTTCTGCACATGTGATATGACTTCCAGTATTCAATGAAGGCATTGCTAAGTTTTTCTCTGGTGCACCCACAAACTAAGTTAGCAAGCTAGTTTCAGAATAAATATACTAGACATTCTATGATAAAATACCAAGGCTCTCAGAAAGTTGCACAACAAATAAGCAGGGAGACACTGGTTGgcaaaaaatgatgttttctcAGCTGACTACAATCTTAGATAACATTGTTTGTTTTCTCAGCACAACAAGCAATGCAATCATTGCATGCTTACAATCTTAGATTGCATTGTTTGTTTTCATATGATTCATATGACAGACAATTTTGTACTCCAATTAGCATGTCTTGTGAAAACAAGCAAATTAAAATGGTGCTGTTTTAACATGACTCATGAATCGTGACTGCTAGTTCTTGTTAATTTAAAGTTGTACCTTACTACTGTCTGATAGTTAATTCACATAAAATACTTAACATTACTACCTACATGGTATCTGAtaacctttttttaaaaaaaaggtgtGTCATTTTAAAGTTGTTAATCCTGTTTCAGTGAATATGAAGAGCTGGAAGCAGCACCTGCTTTGGTAGAAGGTCCTCTAGAACCGCCAACATCAAATATCATATCAACTACTACCCATGTCCAAGAGGATCCCTTGTCTGCATTCTTCAGTGTATGGAAACTGTTCTTTTTCTCATCAGTTTTGCTCTGTATTCTGGTCCCCTCGCCTCCATTATTTTTTAGCTGCTTTGCACTTGACATTGTTGTGTAATTTCTCCAAGGTATCAGgtctgatttttattttctttctttaaatGTGTATCTCTGGTAGCAGGCAGCTGCAAATGCTGGTGGCAGCTCCGGTGTAGTAGTCGCAGGACAGCCAAATCAATCTTTTAGTGCCACTCCTTTGTCTACACATGCACCAACAAGTATCACCACATCACAGTCGCCAGCCTTGCATCATTTGCTTCCTTCTCAAACTTCATCAGCTTCTGGGATACCCACCGATGTTCATGGTGGCACTGGCCCTATAGTGAGGTCCACTAACCTTGTAAATCCATCACTTTTTTCACCATTGACGTCTTCGCAGACAACAATGGTGCCCGGTAATTATGTAGTGCCAACTGCTCCACCTCAACATCCTCGTACCACTCAGCAGCCGCAAAGTGCTCCCTTGCTTCACCCCTTCCCATTACCTACAGCTTCACCTTCTCCACCGTATGGGACACCATTACTTCAACCGTTTCCACCACCAAATCCATCTCCGTCTCTTGCATCAGCACCAGTCTACCCCCCAGTGTTGTCCAGAGACATAGTCAGAGATGCATTACTGAGACTTGTTCAGGTACATTGTTCTGTtaatttttccttttgaatttgtatgcatccttttttttattgttacaAGGAAGATGCACATTACTCATTGTTATTGGGTTTAAGTAACGTTTCTATAATGTCCTTTTGAGTATCTAGATGTAGTATAGAGTAAGACAAAATGGATGCTATGCTAGCGCTTGGGACCTCATTGTGCGATTGACCTGGGCATAATTACACATGGAACTAGAACGAGCTTGTAGATATTAGTATCTTTCTTTTGGTTTGCTAGTACACTAGTTCTTCTCTAACTGTTTTCCTGCACATCTAAGATTAGAAATTGTTTACTGTTTCTGACAGAATGACGAATTCATCGATTTAGTCTACCAGGAGATCGTGAACAATAATTAATTTTCAAGGGACAATCATCTCCAACAGGCTTCGTTTATGTTTGGACTCTTGTTATCTGTTGTCATGCCTGCAATTCTAGTTATAAAAGACACGCTGCTGTAAATTTATTGGTTGAAGTCCATAGGCTTAAATCCTCCATTGGCGGAGTTTGTTTTAATGTGCTTTCTATATATCTGTAAATGCTAGCGAAATCTATCTGCACTGTGGAATGTCATGTGATGTATTCTTGGTGCAGAATAGTTTTGCTCCAAACATATATGTGGCAGCTTTCGCCTCATCAATTTTTGGAAGCTAGTTTTTTTCTAGTGGATGGTCCGACCCCTTCGGAGTTCTTGAGTTTTTATGCTGATATTGTGACGTTGGATATCCAGTGCTGTTCATTTCCTGGTGATTCAGATGGACCGGATTGCTGTGGGGTAAATACGATAATTTATATAGATTTTAGCAACTCTTTTTTCGTACACACTCATAATGGTGAAATAGTTAATGACTTGCCTGATGAGGGCAGGGCTGCGATCTTTCACTGTACCAATAACATTAAGGGACTAGCTAGCTAACTGTCGACAGATTATAGAGCATAATCTGTCGGATCTTGGGCCATAAGATGGTCATCTAATGGTCCGTCTACCTTTTCCTATAAGCATTGGTCATCTTCCTCACGACCTCATCTGACGCCACCGCCCCTTATCCTGTCCCCCATCTGCGCGCTACCTCCCAGCGTGTCACTGTCTTGTCTCGGGCATCGGTGTGGCCCACCACTGAGTTCCTCTACTACTAGCTAGTTCTGAATATCAGTATCAAGTGATTGATAGCTCAATGATAAACAACCACCATCAATATCTCTCCAGCTAATAACAGTACCAATTGAGACAAGATAATAGCAATCGACAGCACGAACAAATCAGCTTGACTTAGATTCCTAACAATCAAACGTAGCATCAGTAGATAGACATATATTTGGCTTACACAGGGCCATCCCGGAAAATTTATGGGCCATGTGCTAAACCCTAAATTGGGACCTAAACTTAAgtgctaaaataaaataataacaaTGTATACTATAATGTATTACATAGCAACAGGATAGACCAATGATTGTACCTGTTGCTTGAACACATATCTTCAAACTCTTGACTGCTGCATAATCTTTGTTATGAACAGACCCTTTTAGATATAACCATATTATCAATTGAGAAGAGATGTCTTCCCAATAGACATGTCCTCTCATCATGTCTTTTCactatgtataaatatgtaaacaccaTGATCAATGAATATAAGAGTTCATTTGCTATTCTATTGTCTCTCTTAATTACTATCTACACtacaacacgttatcagcacgaatGTTCTCTACCGAGACATCGGCCACAATAGAAGAACACCGACGGCAAGAACAGAGATGGACAGCAAGATGGGATGCGATTCCACTCTCCTTATGAACTCCATCGTCTTCTGCTGCGACCAATCCTCAGGAGCCCCCATATGTATCTTCGTTGTTCATCACAGACAGACGATCTACACTGTGCTACAAAGGCGATGCACTCGCGCTCTACAAGGCCGTTCATCGGCATCAACACAGAGAAGAAATCGATTCCGGCCATCTAGAACAGAGGCACAAAGGCCATCAGGTACTCATTGATGCCATACTTTCAACCTTGACGGCGTTGGAGACCGCGTATTCTTCTCGTTCTTCTCCTGATTATTAATGCAAATAAGGTGATTACCTCTTCCACTTGATATAACATAATGTTCCAAACCTTTGCATATTGGTCATACACTAGGTAGTTCTCTAATACTACTACGGgatctacactatgtctaaCATATAGTGACTATCCTTAAAGTGCGTACCCAATGTTAAATTTGGAACAAAGGTCTACACCTTTTCAGGTGATTATcttaattcatatctcatattggccatacacaaGATAGTACCTAAGTACTACTGTgggatctacactatgtttAGCACACAGTGACTATCCTTAACGTGCGTACCCAATTTGAATATGAATTAAATAAAGAtctacaccattttggtgattaactttaaagtgttaacacaagatttgcataacacaaggtaatagaaaCATATGCATCTACTGACAAATATCAGATTATGCCTCCTACTACTGTGAGATATACACCACATCcggtgattatcttcaacgtgttaactacataatttgaggtctacactatgtaattcaagtctcaacttgactttacaaattttgtattattattacaacattaccataacgatttttaatttacctactataaattaattaaatctaTGGTCAAAATCCATGTACGATACAAAGACCGGCAAAGAGTTCGATGAACTCACACTCGACGGTCATAATTATCCAACATGGACAATGGAAGTCAAGATTAGTCTTGTGTCCCACGGAATAATAGCGGCACTACTACCTCCCCAAGAGGGAGAACCATCGTTACAAGATCATGTTATATATGGTGCATTATACATAAGGCATCATATCCATCTGGATCTCAAGtctgagtatctgatggaagaaaATTCGAGCACTTTGAGGCTAGCTctcaaaacaagatatgaacaaCAGTAGGCAGTCATTCTGCCTGATGCAAATCATGATTTGACACATCTCcgactctaggattttaagtcCGTTGGaaatcataaacatgatgttcataaaatctgctcaaaattACGTTTTTGCGAAAAAGAACCTTTAAATGTGAAAAAGCTAGATAAAACTTTATCTACTATGCTTCCCgctgataggatcttacagcAACAATACCGTGCaagaataccaagtttattctgACTTAATCCATGTATTACTTCAGGCTGAAAAACATGATGACTtccttctaaggaatcatcattaGCGTCCAATTTACACTACTCATTTACCTGAAGTACATACTAATGTccagaataacaacaagttcGATGGCTCTCTTAGGCGTcatccaaagaacttcaatggTAAACGCAAATGCAACAAGAAGCACAAGCCCTATGCACCAGATCAGGGTCACAATATTtccaaaacttgacaaatctaatgtttGTCGTAAGTGTGGATGCTACAATCTATGGAACATATCCGACCTGCTCAAGGagaaagatttgaagcacacttcaatcttcaaaaTTACTCCACTaaggaggctagttgttcacaacaagttctACAAGAATCAAGTAACAACCAAACTCTTCTGCAACCAGATGATCCCACGAGCATGAAAAACATGTTTGTCGAATTTGCTTCGCAAAACATGTTTGTAGACCCTATCTAGTCTCCCAATTCCTTAGATACCATGTTCTATACGTCccattaaatgttgtaatacaatattgtatcagcactatgatactacaataaagtatgtatgtattctatatatctgaaaagaatttcatatcaaattcttcaattctatatatagaattctaCGGGAGTCAATCCAATGGAGGAAATGTATATTGTGGATAGTTAcaccacaaattctatacttagggaaattaaaatatttccaaactcttactaagagataaggaaatattttgacaatcgctGGATGCGATGTAGTGATTGTTGTCTCTAGTCATGCCATAATTACTCTTCCTATGGGTACACAAGTCATAATCGTTGATGCTCTATAGTATCTCGATTCAACCCGTACCTtataagttatagagatatccgccATAATGGTTTCCATATCAAACCCATGAGaaatttctcctcttaatcaatGGATATGGCAAGCTTCCCTATATACCATCTGGATTGTAGTATACATATATTAAATCCCGTACCACATATTGCgcacaaaataatttttctatcttgattacatcaagacttggcatgattgccttggtcactctaccttagagatgacgagaaaaattattaacaattctattggtcacaatATTCCCAAAATCTTCAGATTTATGT from Phragmites australis chromosome 14, lpPhrAust1.1, whole genome shotgun sequence includes these protein-coding regions:
- the LOC133890812 gene encoding mRNA-decapping enzyme-like protein isoform X2, with product MAHGGGGGRAKVTPNLAMDGEGTRTLNLTVLQRLDPSVEDILITAAHVTLYDFDTDINQWSRKDVEGSLFVVKRNAQPRFQFIVMNRRNTDNLVEDLLGDFEYQLQVPYIMYRNAAQEVIGIWFYNSQECQEVANLFSRILNAFSKVPPKPKIPSIESEYEELEAAPALVEGPLEPPTSNIISTTTHVQEDPLSAFFSAAANAGGSSGVVVAGQPNQSFSATPLSTHAPTSITTSQSPALHHLLPSQTSSASGIPTDVHGGTGPIVRSTNLVNPSLFSPLTSSQTTMVPGNYVVPTAPPQHPRTTQQPQSAPLLHPFPLPTASPSPPYGTPLLQPFPPPNPSPSLASAPVYPPVLSRDIVRDALLRLVQNDEFIDLVYQEIVNNN
- the LOC133890812 gene encoding mRNA-decapping enzyme-like protein isoform X1, translated to MAHGGGGGRAKVTPNLAMDGEGTRTLNLTVLQRLDPSVEDILITAAHVTLYDFDTDINQWSRKDVEGSLFVVKRNAQPRFQFIVMNRRNTDNLVEDLLGDFEYQLQVPYIMYRNAAQEVIGIWFYNSQECQEVANLFSRILNAFSKVPPKPKIPSIESEYEELEAAPALVEGPLEPPTSNIISTTTHVQEDPLSAFFSQAAANAGGSSGVVVAGQPNQSFSATPLSTHAPTSITTSQSPALHHLLPSQTSSASGIPTDVHGGTGPIVRSTNLVNPSLFSPLTSSQTTMVPGNYVVPTAPPQHPRTTQQPQSAPLLHPFPLPTASPSPPYGTPLLQPFPPPNPSPSLASAPVYPPVLSRDIVRDALLRLVQNDEFIDLVYQEIVNNN